The proteins below come from a single Balaenoptera acutorostrata chromosome 2, mBalAcu1.1, whole genome shotgun sequence genomic window:
- the AP1M2 gene encoding AP-1 complex subunit mu-2 isoform X2 translates to MSASAVFILDVKGKPLISRNYKGDVAMSEIEHFMPLLMQREEEGALAPLMSHGRVHFLWIKYSNLYLVATTLKNANASLVYSFLYKTVEVFSEYFKELEEESIRDNFVIVYELLDELMDFGFPQTTDSKILQEYITQQGNKLETGKSRVPPTVTNAVSWRSEGIKYKKNEVFIDVIESVNLLVNANGSVLLSEIVGTIKLKVFLSGMPELRLGLNDRVLFELTGRSKNKSVELEDVKFHQCVRLSRFDNDRTISFIPPDGDFELMSYRLSTQVKPLIWIESVIEKFSHSRVEIMVKAKGQFKKQSVANSVEISVPVPSDADSPRFKTSVGSAKYMPEKNVVIWSIKSFPGGKEYLMRAHFGLPSVEKEEVEGRPPIGVKFEIPYFTVSGIQVRYMKIIEKSGYQALPWVRYITQSGDYQLRTS, encoded by the exons ATGTCCGCCTCGGCTGTCTTCATCCTCGATGTCAAGGGCAAG CCCTTGATCAGCCGCAACTACAAGGGCGATGTGGCCATGAGTGAGATTGAGCACTTCATGCCTCTGCTCATGCAGCGGGAGGAGGAGGGCGCCCTGGCCCCACTGATGAGCCACGGCCGGGTCCACTTCCTGTGGATCAAATACAGCAACCTCTACT TGGTGGCCACCACGCTGAAGAACGCCAATGCCTCCCTCGTGTACTCCTTCCTCTACAAGACAGTGGAG GTATTCTCTGAATACTtcaaggagctggaggaggaaagCATTCGAGACAACTTCGTCATCGTCTACGAGCTGCTGGATGAGCTCATGGACTTCGGCTTCCCACAGACCACGGACAGCAAAATCCTGCAGGA ATACATCACGCAGCAGGGCAACAAGCTGGAGACGGGCAAGTCACGAGTGCCACCCACTGTCACCAATGCTGTGTCCTGGCGCTCGGAGGGCATCAAATACAAGAAGAACGAAGTCTTCATCGATGTCATAGAGTCCGTCAACCTGCTG GTCAACGCCAACGGCAGTGTCCTGCTGAGTGAGATCGTGGGCACCATCAAGCTCAAAGTGTTTCTGTCGGGAATGCCAGAGCTGAGGCTGGGCCTCAATGACCGCGTGCTCTTCGAGCTCACTGGCC GGAGCAAGAACAAGTCCGTGGAACTGGAGGATGTGAAATTCCACCAGTGTGTGCGGCTGTCTCGCTTCGACAACGACCGTACCATCTCCTTCATTCCGCCCGACGGTGACTTCGAGCTCATGTCCTACCGCCTCAGCACCCAG GTCAAGCCGCTGATCTGGATTGAATCTGTCATTGAGAAATTCTCCCACAGCCGCGTGGAGATCATGGTCAAG GCCAAGGGGCAGTTTAAGAAGCAGTCAGTGGCCAACAGCGTGGAGATATCTGTGCCGGTACCCAGCGATGCCGACTCCCCACGCTTCAAGACCAGCGTAGGCAGTGCCAAGTACATGCCAGAGAAGAACGTCGTTATCTGGAGTATCAAGTCTTTTCCG GGGGGCAAGGAGTACCTGATGCGCGCCCACTTTGGCCTCCCCAGCGTGGAGAAGGAGGAGGTAGAGGGCCGGCCCCCCATCGGGGTCAAGTTTGAGATCCCCTATTTCACCGTCTCCGGGATCCAG GTCCGATACATGAAGATCATCGAGAAGAGTGGTTaccaggccctgccctgggtCCGCTATATCACCCAGAGTGGCG ATTATCAACTTCGTACCAGCTAG
- the AP1M2 gene encoding AP-1 complex subunit mu-2 isoform X1, whose amino-acid sequence MSASAVFILDVKGKPLISRNYKGDVAMSEIEHFMPLLMQREEEGALAPLMSHGRVHFLWIKYSNLYLVATTLKNANASLVYSFLYKTVEVFSEYFKELEEESIRDNFVIVYELLDELMDFGFPQTTDSKILQEYITQQGNKLETGKSRVPPTVTNAVSWRSEGIKYKKNEVFIDVIESVNLLVNANGSVLLSEIVGTIKLKVFLSGMPELRLGLNDRVLFELTGLSGSKNKSVELEDVKFHQCVRLSRFDNDRTISFIPPDGDFELMSYRLSTQVKPLIWIESVIEKFSHSRVEIMVKAKGQFKKQSVANSVEISVPVPSDADSPRFKTSVGSAKYMPEKNVVIWSIKSFPGGKEYLMRAHFGLPSVEKEEVEGRPPIGVKFEIPYFTVSGIQVRYMKIIEKSGYQALPWVRYITQSGDYQLRTS is encoded by the exons ATGTCCGCCTCGGCTGTCTTCATCCTCGATGTCAAGGGCAAG CCCTTGATCAGCCGCAACTACAAGGGCGATGTGGCCATGAGTGAGATTGAGCACTTCATGCCTCTGCTCATGCAGCGGGAGGAGGAGGGCGCCCTGGCCCCACTGATGAGCCACGGCCGGGTCCACTTCCTGTGGATCAAATACAGCAACCTCTACT TGGTGGCCACCACGCTGAAGAACGCCAATGCCTCCCTCGTGTACTCCTTCCTCTACAAGACAGTGGAG GTATTCTCTGAATACTtcaaggagctggaggaggaaagCATTCGAGACAACTTCGTCATCGTCTACGAGCTGCTGGATGAGCTCATGGACTTCGGCTTCCCACAGACCACGGACAGCAAAATCCTGCAGGA ATACATCACGCAGCAGGGCAACAAGCTGGAGACGGGCAAGTCACGAGTGCCACCCACTGTCACCAATGCTGTGTCCTGGCGCTCGGAGGGCATCAAATACAAGAAGAACGAAGTCTTCATCGATGTCATAGAGTCCGTCAACCTGCTG GTCAACGCCAACGGCAGTGTCCTGCTGAGTGAGATCGTGGGCACCATCAAGCTCAAAGTGTTTCTGTCGGGAATGCCAGAGCTGAGGCTGGGCCTCAATGACCGCGTGCTCTTCGAGCTCACTGGCC TTTCAGGGAGCAAGAACAAGTCCGTGGAACTGGAGGATGTGAAATTCCACCAGTGTGTGCGGCTGTCTCGCTTCGACAACGACCGTACCATCTCCTTCATTCCGCCCGACGGTGACTTCGAGCTCATGTCCTACCGCCTCAGCACCCAG GTCAAGCCGCTGATCTGGATTGAATCTGTCATTGAGAAATTCTCCCACAGCCGCGTGGAGATCATGGTCAAG GCCAAGGGGCAGTTTAAGAAGCAGTCAGTGGCCAACAGCGTGGAGATATCTGTGCCGGTACCCAGCGATGCCGACTCCCCACGCTTCAAGACCAGCGTAGGCAGTGCCAAGTACATGCCAGAGAAGAACGTCGTTATCTGGAGTATCAAGTCTTTTCCG GGGGGCAAGGAGTACCTGATGCGCGCCCACTTTGGCCTCCCCAGCGTGGAGAAGGAGGAGGTAGAGGGCCGGCCCCCCATCGGGGTCAAGTTTGAGATCCCCTATTTCACCGTCTCCGGGATCCAG GTCCGATACATGAAGATCATCGAGAAGAGTGGTTaccaggccctgccctgggtCCGCTATATCACCCAGAGTGGCG ATTATCAACTTCGTACCAGCTAG